A region of Porites lutea chromosome 13, jaPorLute2.1, whole genome shotgun sequence DNA encodes the following proteins:
- the LOC140923484 gene encoding uncharacterized protein — MDTGKHRLEVDCESMYDRVRRKWAGIVTGVTFAPDVPTTSSQGENSGSAFREHDPRPLGWALKVTKRPTRMTDNVKTFLMKKFEEGTRTGNKADPVRVAREMKTLRNEDGEPTFKPEEWRTAQQISSLFTRQTAALRHRGIDAEEISEEDIEAAESEIAFDTLRSLVMDDMGKPSHPIIVGISNICELVKNKKLDSLKLAALKEICNQLHLTTSGPLSRKKLSLRPFKNSLRVARVFKNNVTWF; from the coding sequence ATGGACACGGGCAAGCACCGTCTTGAGGTGGACTGTGAGTCCATGTATGACCGCGTTAGGAGGAAATGGGCGGGAATTGTGACAGGGGTGACGTTCGCTCCGGATGTGCCAACAACCTCATCGCAAGGTGAGAATAGTGGCAGCGCTTTCAGAGAACATGACCCTAGACCATTGGGGTGGGCTCTGAAGGTAACAAAACGACCCACTAGAATGACTGATAACGTCAAGACCTTCTTGATGAAGAAATTCGAAGAGGGTACAAGAACTGGAAACAAGGCCGATCCTGTACGGGTAGCGAGGGAGATGAAGACCCTCAGAAATGAGGACGGAGAGCCCACGTTTAAGCCTGAAGAGTGGAGGACTGCGCAGCAGATCAGTAGCCTGTTTACACGTCAGACAGCGGCGCTGCGTCATAGGGGTATTGATGCGGAGGAAATCTCGGAGGAAGACATCGAGGCTGCCGAGTCGGAAATAGCGTTTGACACCCTTAGAAGTTTGGTGATGGATGATATGGGCAAACCAAGCCATCCAATCATCGTGGGCATTAGCAATATCTGCGAACTTGTAAAAAACAAGAAGCTTGACTCACTCAAACTGGCAGCTCTGAAAGAAATCTGCAATCAGCTACACCTGACGACAAGCGGACCACtgtcaagaaaaaaactttctttgAGGCCATTCAAAAATTCTCTGAGAGTTGCacgtgttttcaaaaataacgttACATGGTTTTAG